The genomic stretch GAAGTAGACGTCGTTGATGGCGACCGAGTGCGTCCACCGCTCGCCGAGGCGTGACAGCAGCGAGGAGGCCACCACCGGCATCCGGATGCCGGTGTCGGGCAGCGGGATGTTCTCGTAGGCGAGCAGCTTGACGCCGGAGCAGGTCTGCAGGGTCTTCCTGATCAGCTGGGACTTGTTCTCCGCGAAGGGGATCGAGGAGTCGGTGAAGATCACGGCACCGGCGCGGCCGTTGGACGTGGCGATGATCCAGTACGCGCTGATCCTCGCGACGTCCTCCACCCGGCTCGTCACGTTGGTGAAGAGCCGGGGATTCGCGCTGGGCCCAGGTGACCGGGTCGCGTGCCAGCCGACGAGCGGGATGCCGGCGTCGTTGGCGTTCTTGACCTGCTGAGCCACGGAGTCCGGGTCGAACCCGCCGATGACGATCCCCGACGGCCGGAGGGCGATCGCCTGGCCCATGGCCGACCGGACGCCGGACGGGGTGCCTTGGCCGTCGATCACGCGGACGCGCCATCCTATGGTCCGGGCGGCCTCCCGCACCCCGTTGGCGGTGCCCGCCACGCCGGGGTTCGTCATGGTCGACGCGACGAAGACCACGCTCTTGCCGGGGACCGCGCGCGGCCCGGTCGTGGGGCCGTCCCACGGAGTGGTCACCGCTTCGGCCCGGGCGACCGCCCGCACGGCCGTGTCCGTCACGCCGGGGCACGGACTGGCCGCCCGGTCGGGTGCGCCGTCCGGCGCGGGACCGGGTGCGCCGCGCGAGCAACCGCCGGCCAGCACGGCGGCCAGCACGGCGGCCAGCACGGCGGCCAGCGCCGGCACGCTCGCACGGCGCCGGAATCCGCTGAGATTCATGCGCGCCTTCATGCTCACGCCTCCTCGGTCAGCGGCGGGCGGGCGCGTGTCCGGCGTCGTGCGGAATAGCCGGCCAAGCCGACCGCGATGAGCAGC from Nonomuraea polychroma encodes the following:
- a CDS encoding substrate-binding domain-containing protein, producing MKARMNLSGFRRRASVPALAAVLAAVLAAVLAGGCSRGAPGPAPDGAPDRAASPCPGVTDTAVRAVARAEAVTTPWDGPTTGPRAVPGKSVVFVASTMTNPGVAGTANGVREAARTIGWRVRVIDGQGTPSGVRSAMGQAIALRPSGIVIGGFDPDSVAQQVKNANDAGIPLVGWHATRSPGPSANPRLFTNVTSRVEDVARISAYWIIATSNGRAGAVIFTDSSIPFAENKSQLIRKTLQTCSGVKLLAYENIPLPDTGIRMPVVASSLLSRLGERWTHSVAINDVYFADAAPALRAAGRKGSGPPYAIGAGDGDPSAFQRIRNRQFQQATVPEPLNAQGSQIIDELNRAFAGRPPSGYVTPVHLTTTGNVGNTTSWEPSGYREAYRRIWLGQ